A stretch of the Desulforamulus ferrireducens genome encodes the following:
- a CDS encoding sigma 54-interacting transcriptional regulator, with protein MRLRMPCGDRLGLIHDISVVLRDMKINIFSIEIDKGFIFLECQTVAQEQLAQLFASLKGVQGIYDVQPVTTMPSKEKAEQLNAVLTTVQDGILAVNKEGIVTQCNPAAGRTLRMRVHDLIDNPLPEQLAEELLVNKTFATGGSQRNCEVYIGSVGAYCIVSTIPLRLDDRTIGGVVVKLMDNRNMRELVQKMTASRPVTFAEIPFKSESMGQVVRQAQRYAASDSTVLIRGETGTGKELFARALHSTSPRAENNFVAVNCAAIPETLLESELFGYEEGAFTGAVKGGKPGFFELANNGTLFLDEIGEISVHLQAKLLRVLQDRRVRRLGSAHEIPINVRIITATNRNLEEMVAQKLFREDLYYRLNVIPLHLPPLRERPEDIILLAELFLRRFSEKLRSPLPAFSPAAIEQLKAYHWPGNVRELENVIERAVNLVDGPFVEPAHFHLNKKPASPDLPAVDFATYQTLEERLAEVEKKIVEETYKRFRTTRKIGAALGISHTAALRKLRKYGLVSEGE; from the coding sequence ATGCGTTTACGAATGCCTTGCGGTGATAGGCTGGGCCTAATTCACGATATCTCCGTTGTTTTAAGAGATATGAAAATAAATATATTTTCCATTGAAATAGATAAAGGGTTCATTTTCTTGGAATGTCAGACTGTTGCCCAGGAACAATTAGCTCAATTATTTGCTTCCCTCAAGGGGGTACAGGGGATTTACGATGTACAACCTGTTACCACCATGCCTTCTAAGGAAAAGGCGGAACAATTAAATGCTGTCCTGACCACCGTGCAGGATGGTATTTTAGCCGTTAACAAAGAGGGCATAGTTACCCAATGCAATCCGGCAGCCGGGCGTACTTTAAGAATGCGGGTCCATGATCTAATAGACAACCCACTCCCTGAGCAACTGGCGGAGGAGCTGCTGGTAAATAAAACCTTTGCCACGGGAGGATCCCAGCGCAACTGTGAAGTGTATATCGGTTCCGTTGGTGCCTACTGTATTGTCAGCACTATTCCCCTGCGGTTGGATGACCGTACCATTGGGGGCGTGGTGGTTAAGTTGATGGATAATAGGAATATGCGGGAATTAGTGCAAAAAATGACTGCCTCACGTCCGGTGACCTTTGCTGAAATTCCTTTTAAAAGTGAGTCCATGGGCCAGGTGGTTCGTCAAGCCCAGCGCTACGCCGCCAGCGACTCCACTGTGTTAATCCGCGGCGAAACCGGTACCGGTAAAGAGCTCTTTGCCCGGGCTCTCCATAGCACCTCACCCCGGGCGGAAAATAACTTTGTGGCGGTCAACTGTGCGGCTATACCGGAAACCCTCTTGGAAAGTGAACTTTTTGGTTATGAGGAGGGTGCCTTTACCGGGGCAGTCAAGGGAGGCAAACCGGGCTTTTTCGAACTGGCCAATAACGGCACCCTTTTTCTGGATGAAATAGGGGAAATCTCGGTGCATCTTCAGGCTAAACTTCTCCGGGTACTGCAAGACCGTCGGGTCAGGCGCTTAGGCAGTGCCCACGAAATTCCCATTAATGTACGCATAATAACCGCCACCAATAGGAACCTGGAGGAAATGGTAGCCCAAAAACTTTTCCGGGAAGACCTTTACTACCGGCTAAATGTCATTCCCTTGCATTTACCGCCCCTCAGGGAGCGACCGGAGGATATTATCCTGCTGGCAGAATTATTTCTGCGGCGTTTTTCTGAAAAACTGCGCAGCCCGCTACCGGCCTTCTCTCCGGCGGCCATTGAGCAACTGAAGGCCTACCACTGGCCCGGCAACGTGCGGGAACTGGAAAACGTCATTGAGCGAGCGGTCAACCTGGTGGACGGCCCCTTTGTAGAGCCGGCGCACTTCCACCTGAATAAAAAGCCGGCTTCCCCGGACCTGCCGGCGGTGGACTTTGCCACCTACCAGACCCTGGAGGAACGCTTGGCAGAGGTGGAAAAAAAGATTGTGGAAGAAACCTACAAACGCTTTCGCACTACCCGTAAAATAGGCGCAGCCCTGGGTATCTCCCACACCGCCGCCCTGAGGAAATTGCGTAAATATGGATTAGTTAGCGAAGGAGAATAG
- a CDS encoding diaminopimelate dehydrogenase encodes MQEKIKVGIVGYGNLGKGVRLAIKQNPDLELVAVFTRRAANSINIEDEQVKVLHVDQAKDYVKEIDVMILCGGSATDLPQQGPHFAALFNTVDSFDTHAKIPEYYAAVHKAASEHNKTSAISIGWDPGLFSLTRMLAQAVLPEGKDYTFWGPGVSQGHSDAIRRIPGVKGGVQYTLPVSEVIQRIRQGETPELTTREKHLRDCYVVAEEGADKEQIAQSIKTMPNYFADYETKVTFITEQELREQHSRLPHGGFVLRSGKTGANKENSHIIEFSLKLASNPEFTASVLVAYARAVYRLNKEGQYGAKTVFDIPFGYLSPKSAAELRQELL; translated from the coding sequence TTGCAGGAGAAAATAAAAGTAGGTATTGTGGGCTATGGTAATTTGGGTAAGGGAGTAAGACTGGCGATTAAACAAAATCCCGATTTGGAACTGGTTGCCGTATTTACCAGGCGGGCGGCGAACAGCATTAATATTGAGGATGAACAGGTCAAGGTTTTACACGTTGACCAGGCCAAGGATTATGTTAAGGAAATTGATGTGATGATCCTTTGCGGTGGTTCGGCTACGGATTTGCCTCAGCAAGGGCCGCATTTTGCCGCCCTCTTTAACACTGTGGATAGCTTTGATACACACGCTAAAATTCCCGAGTATTATGCAGCAGTGCATAAGGCTGCCAGTGAACACAACAAAACCAGTGCCATTTCCATTGGCTGGGATCCGGGCTTGTTTTCTTTAACTAGAATGCTGGCCCAGGCCGTTCTGCCTGAAGGAAAGGATTATACCTTCTGGGGTCCGGGGGTCAGCCAGGGTCATTCCGACGCCATTCGCAGAATCCCAGGGGTTAAGGGTGGGGTACAGTACACCCTGCCTGTGTCGGAGGTTATTCAGAGAATTCGGCAGGGCGAGACCCCTGAGCTTACCACCAGAGAAAAGCACCTGCGGGATTGCTACGTGGTGGCGGAGGAAGGTGCCGATAAGGAGCAAATTGCCCAGAGTATTAAAACTATGCCCAACTATTTTGCTGACTATGAGACCAAGGTAACCTTTATTACGGAACAAGAATTAAGGGAACAACATTCCCGTTTGCCCCACGGTGGCTTTGTGCTGCGCAGCGGCAAAACGGGAGCTAACAAAGAAAACAGCCATATCATTGAATTTTCCCTCAAGCTGGCCAGCAACCCCGAATTCACCGCCAGTGTTCTGGTGGCCTATGCCAGGGCAGTTTACCGCCTGAATAAGGAAGGGCAATATGGTGCTAAAACAGTCTTTGATATTCCCTTTGGCTATCTTTCTCCCAAGTCAGCAGCGGAATTGCGTCAAGAGCTGCTCTAG
- a CDS encoding arsenate reductase family protein, giving the protein MNIQIFGIKKCFDTKKAERYFKERRIKYQFIDLAVKGLSKGELKSVRNAVGLENLINTQAKEYKKLNMDRIVSSSVREEILLNNPVLYKTPIVRNGKSATVGYAPETWQSWED; this is encoded by the coding sequence ATGAATATACAAATTTTTGGTATCAAGAAATGCTTTGATACAAAAAAGGCTGAAAGATATTTTAAGGAGAGAAGAATTAAATATCAATTTATAGATTTAGCTGTCAAAGGCCTGAGTAAGGGAGAATTAAAAAGTGTCAGGAATGCGGTTGGGTTAGAAAATCTCATTAATACTCAGGCCAAGGAATATAAGAAGCTAAATATGGATCGTATTGTAAGCAGCAGTGTCCGGGAAGAAATATTACTAAACAACCCTGTGCTTTACAAGACGCCCATTGTGCGAAACGGGAAATCAGCCACCGTAGGCTATGCGCCGGAAACTTGGCAGTCCTGGGAAGATTAA
- a CDS encoding DUF4358 domain-containing protein, translating to MPVKRMAGLLILVLALGLLVGCTISKAQAKNPPFHEVKDKLTKAVDLATFKEGNYAKLKRYYGIARGDIEDFVLYRAPSNIKADEILLIKVKPEALDKVQQQIEQRVAKQAASFKDYLPEEYYLIEKRVIKVQGNYILLAISKDAAQIARAFAECF from the coding sequence ATGCCAGTAAAGAGAATGGCCGGTTTATTAATCCTTGTCTTGGCGCTGGGTTTGTTGGTGGGCTGCACAATCAGTAAAGCACAGGCTAAAAATCCACCCTTTCACGAAGTAAAAGACAAGCTAACCAAAGCGGTGGATCTAGCCACCTTCAAGGAAGGTAATTATGCCAAATTAAAAAGATACTACGGTATTGCCCGCGGGGATATAGAGGATTTTGTCCTCTACAGAGCCCCTTCCAACATTAAAGCAGATGAAATACTCCTTATCAAGGTTAAGCCTGAGGCCCTTGATAAAGTACAGCAACAAATAGAGCAAAGGGTGGCCAAGCAAGCTGCCAGCTTCAAGGATTATCTGCCGGAGGAATATTATCTAATTGAAAAAAGGGTAATCAAGGTGCAAGGCAACTATATTCTCCTGGCAATCTCCAAGGATGCAGCACAAATAGCCCGAGCCTTTGCAGAGTGTTTTTAA
- a CDS encoding MBOAT family O-acyltransferase — MVFSSLLFVYIFLPAMLCAYYVAPRNIKNLILVLGSLVFYAWGEPIYVLLMIFISVFDYINGLLLDKYAQRKAVCRLVLTCSLVINLSVLGFFKYYGFFIDNLNALFGLGLAVKELPLPIGISFYTFQSISYIVDVYRGKVTAQKNFISYATFITLFPQLIAGPIIRYLDICHQIEKRRESWEKFGEGALLFVVGLAKKVLLANNIGLLWQSIKDTPMEEVSILSAWLGIVAFTFQIYFDFSGYSDMARGLGKMFGFEIMKNFNYPYISRSVTEFWRRWHISLGSWFREYLYIPLGGNRLGLPKQLRNLFIVWFLTGFWHGASWNFVVWGLYFGLLVTLEKIWVLKWLARGPAVVGHVYTLVAVIVGWVFFEFAGFGQGLQYIGTMFGFGAHVLWDDRALYHLSTNGFLLCILALGATPWPKHVWQNLLPKSKAGALAIPVFVPVLLVLCTAYLVNVGYNPFLYFRF, encoded by the coding sequence ATGGTATTTAGTAGCCTTTTATTTGTTTATATTTTCCTGCCTGCCATGCTTTGTGCCTATTATGTTGCTCCCAGGAACATAAAAAACCTCATCTTAGTCCTGGGTAGTCTGGTATTTTATGCCTGGGGAGAACCGATTTATGTATTGCTGATGATTTTTATTTCCGTTTTTGATTACATCAACGGACTGCTGTTGGATAAATATGCCCAACGCAAGGCTGTTTGCCGATTGGTATTAACCTGTTCACTGGTTATTAACCTGAGTGTGCTGGGCTTTTTTAAATACTATGGTTTTTTCATCGACAATCTCAATGCTTTGTTTGGTCTGGGACTGGCAGTTAAGGAGTTGCCCTTGCCCATCGGCATTTCCTTTTACACCTTTCAATCTATTTCCTACATTGTAGATGTTTATCGAGGGAAGGTAACAGCCCAAAAAAATTTTATTTCCTACGCCACCTTCATCACCCTGTTTCCCCAATTAATTGCCGGCCCCATTATCCGCTACCTGGATATTTGCCATCAAATAGAAAAGCGCCGGGAGAGTTGGGAGAAGTTTGGCGAAGGGGCGCTGCTCTTTGTCGTTGGACTGGCCAAAAAGGTCTTGCTGGCCAACAACATCGGCCTGCTATGGCAGAGTATTAAGGACACTCCCATGGAGGAAGTATCTATCCTGTCAGCCTGGCTGGGTATAGTTGCCTTCACCTTTCAGATATATTTTGATTTCAGTGGTTACTCTGATATGGCCAGGGGCCTGGGGAAAATGTTTGGTTTTGAAATTATGAAGAATTTCAACTATCCCTACATTTCCCGCAGTGTTACGGAATTTTGGCGGCGCTGGCATATTTCTTTGGGTTCCTGGTTTAGAGAGTATCTCTATATTCCCCTGGGGGGCAACCGCCTGGGCCTGCCCAAGCAATTACGCAATCTTTTTATTGTTTGGTTTTTGACCGGTTTTTGGCACGGCGCCAGTTGGAATTTCGTGGTTTGGGGACTGTACTTTGGACTGCTGGTAACCCTGGAAAAAATATGGGTCTTAAAGTGGTTGGCCAGGGGACCGGCCGTTGTTGGTCATGTCTACACTCTGGTGGCGGTAATAGTTGGTTGGGTCTTTTTTGAGTTTGCGGGCTTTGGGCAGGGGCTACAGTATATAGGTACCATGTTTGGCTTTGGTGCCCATGTCCTTTGGGATGACAGAGCCCTTTATCACCTCTCCACCAATGGCTTCCTCCTGTGCATACTAGCCCTCGGTGCCACTCCCTGGCCAAAGCATGTCTGGCAAAACCTTTTGCCAAAAAGCAAAGCCGGCGCATTGGCTATTCCCGTTTTTGTTCCGGTGCTGCTGGTCTTATGTACTGCCTATTTGGTAAATGTGGGTTACAATCCCTTTTTATATTTTAGGTTTTAA
- a CDS encoding SAM-dependent methyltransferase yields MEQFNVKAIGRVQVDDQGIRLVLAPEYIPALTNLEGFSHINVLWWFNQCDGPDARAKLMEKSPYKNSPEVLGTFATRSPERPNPIGLTCCHVTYIEAQKGIIGLAYIDAENDTPILDIKPYTPSLDRVAQPAVPAWCQHWPKSVEEAGDFDWSTVFNF; encoded by the coding sequence ATGGAACAATTTAATGTAAAAGCCATTGGCCGGGTTCAGGTAGATGATCAGGGAATACGACTGGTGTTGGCTCCGGAGTATATTCCTGCTCTGACCAATCTTGAGGGTTTTAGTCATATTAATGTACTCTGGTGGTTTAATCAATGTGATGGTCCGGATGCTCGCGCCAAACTTATGGAAAAAAGCCCTTACAAAAACTCTCCGGAGGTGCTGGGGACCTTTGCCACACGTTCACCTGAGCGTCCCAACCCTATTGGGCTAACCTGTTGCCATGTCACCTATATCGAGGCGCAAAAGGGCATTATTGGTTTAGCCTATATCGATGCTGAGAACGACACTCCCATTTTGGATATAAAACCCTATACCCCGAGCCTGGATAGGGTTGCGCAGCCAGCGGTACCGGCATGGTGTCAGCATTGGCCGAAAAGCGTAGAAGAAGCGGGAGATTTTGACTGGAGTACCGTCTTTAATTTCTGA
- a CDS encoding tyrosine phenol-lyase encodes MAKYMAEPYKIKVVEPIAMKTPEQLAAAIEEAGYNTFLLKSKDVYIDLLTDSGTTAMSDNQWAGMMIGDEAYAGSNNFYNLEKTVQEIYGFKYVVPTHQGRGAENILSKICIKPGDYVPGNMYFTTTRAHQELAGATFEDVIIDEAHDSQNEHPFKGNIDLNKFQALIDRVGAERIPYICLAVTVNLAGGQPVSIKNMREVKQLAEKHGIKVMFDATRCVENAFFIKEREEGYQDKSIAEILKEMFSYADGATMSGKKDCLVNIGGFLALNDPDLYQKATQLVVLYEGMPSYGGLAGRDMEAMARGIRESVDYYYIKHRIEQIRYLGEKLDAAGVPIVKPIGGHAIFLDARKFLPHIPQDQFPAQMLAAQLYKISGVRSMERGIVSAGRNAVTGDHHYPKLELVRLTIPRRVYTYAHMDVVADAVIELYKKRDTIPGLKMVYEPPVLRFFTARFEPIK; translated from the coding sequence ATGGCAAAGTATATGGCAGAACCCTATAAAATTAAAGTTGTTGAGCCAATTGCAATGAAAACTCCTGAGCAACTGGCAGCCGCCATTGAAGAAGCCGGCTACAACACCTTCTTACTAAAATCCAAAGACGTCTATATTGACTTGCTCACCGACAGCGGTACCACCGCTATGAGCGACAACCAGTGGGCTGGCATGATGATTGGTGACGAAGCCTATGCTGGTAGCAACAACTTCTACAATTTGGAAAAAACCGTACAAGAAATTTATGGTTTCAAATATGTAGTGCCTACCCACCAAGGTCGCGGTGCAGAAAACATTCTTTCCAAAATCTGCATTAAACCTGGTGACTATGTACCTGGCAACATGTACTTCACCACCACCCGCGCTCACCAAGAACTGGCCGGTGCTACCTTTGAAGATGTAATTATTGACGAAGCTCATGATTCCCAAAACGAACATCCCTTCAAAGGCAACATCGACCTCAACAAGTTCCAGGCTCTCATTGATCGTGTAGGCGCTGAAAGAATTCCCTACATTTGCCTGGCTGTTACCGTTAACCTGGCCGGTGGCCAACCCGTTAGCATTAAGAACATGAGAGAAGTAAAACAACTGGCTGAAAAGCATGGCATTAAAGTAATGTTTGACGCCACCCGTTGCGTAGAAAACGCTTTCTTCATCAAAGAGCGTGAAGAAGGTTACCAAGATAAATCCATCGCAGAAATCCTCAAAGAAATGTTCAGCTATGCCGATGGCGCTACCATGAGTGGTAAAAAAGACTGCCTGGTGAACATTGGTGGCTTCCTGGCACTGAATGATCCCGATCTCTATCAAAAAGCTACCCAACTGGTGGTACTATACGAAGGTATGCCCAGCTACGGTGGTTTAGCTGGTCGTGATATGGAAGCTATGGCCCGCGGTATTCGCGAGTCTGTAGACTACTACTACATTAAGCATCGCATTGAGCAAATCCGTTACCTGGGTGAAAAACTGGATGCAGCCGGGGTACCTATTGTGAAGCCCATCGGTGGCCACGCCATCTTCCTGGATGCTCGCAAGTTCCTGCCCCACATTCCGCAGGATCAGTTCCCTGCTCAAATGCTGGCTGCTCAACTGTACAAGATTTCCGGTGTACGCAGCATGGAGCGCGGTATCGTATCCGCTGGCAGAAACGCTGTAACCGGCGATCACCACTATCCCAAACTGGAACTGGTACGCTTAACCATTCCCCGTCGGGTTTACACCTACGCTCATATGGATGTAGTAGCCGACGCTGTTATCGAGCTATACAAAAAGCGTGATACCATTCCTGGTTTAAAAATGGTTTACGAACCACCTGTATTACGCTTCTTCACCGCACGTTTTGAACCCATTAAGTAA
- a CDS encoding RluA family pseudouridine synthase, with protein sequence MKAFTSYRVAAEHAGLTVEDYLKTIHHYSGRRLQKLTRRKGILLKGKSVFLQKKLHSGDLLQVLILEEDTSKLQPEKGPVEILYEDAFLLVLNKPAFMLVHPTGRTTNGTLANYLAYHLQERGQGGTIRPVHRLDRETSGCVIFAKDARSQFLLEQQLKEKTLRRTYWALVKGVVTPPAGTIEAPIGPHPTQANRGAVQAQGQPAITHYRTIRNLGENSLLELTLATGRTHQIRVHLAHLGYPILGDGMYGVRVPWLSRQALHASRVSFHHLQDNREISVDAPLPADLTRALELCERQ encoded by the coding sequence ATGAAAGCATTTACTAGCTATCGGGTAGCGGCGGAACACGCCGGTTTAACGGTGGAAGACTATTTAAAAACCATCCACCACTACTCTGGCCGCAGGCTACAAAAACTGACCCGCCGCAAAGGCATTTTATTAAAGGGCAAAAGCGTTTTCCTACAAAAAAAACTGCATAGCGGCGACCTCCTGCAAGTGCTGATCCTGGAGGAGGACACCTCTAAGCTGCAGCCGGAAAAAGGACCTGTTGAAATACTTTACGAGGACGCCTTTCTCCTGGTGTTGAATAAACCGGCCTTTATGTTGGTCCACCCGACGGGTCGGACAACCAACGGTACTTTGGCCAATTATCTGGCCTACCACCTTCAGGAACGGGGCCAGGGAGGTACCATTCGGCCGGTACACCGCTTGGATCGGGAAACTTCCGGCTGCGTCATCTTTGCCAAGGATGCCCGCAGTCAGTTTCTGCTGGAACAGCAATTAAAGGAGAAAACCCTTAGACGTACCTATTGGGCCTTGGTAAAGGGAGTGGTCACCCCCCCTGCCGGAACCATTGAGGCACCCATTGGCCCGCACCCTACCCAGGCTAATCGGGGAGCTGTGCAGGCCCAAGGGCAGCCGGCAATTACCCATTACCGAACCATCCGTAACCTGGGGGAGAACTCCCTGCTGGAACTAACCCTGGCCACCGGCAGAACACACCAAATCCGGGTGCATCTAGCCCACCTGGGCTATCCAATTTTAGGTGATGGCATGTATGGTGTCCGAGTCCCCTGGCTATCCCGCCAGGCTTTGCATGCCTCCAGAGTTAGCTTTCACCACCTCCAGGACAACCGTGAGATTTCTGTTGACGCTCCTTTACCCGCAGACTTGACGCGGGCTTTGGAGTTGTGCGAAAGGCAGTAA
- a CDS encoding DHHW family protein, translating to MGKYKLTPKQVSGAILVLYLAAFAVLNSLTPTRAFSEWENRRLEQAPQFSWANLLDGSFTADFEKYLADQFTLKDSWVGLKTGLERLVGKREFNGVYLGKEDYLLQAFAKPRPEDLQNKMEAINSFGAATPQLNKYLMVVPNAIEFHRDKLPPYLETESQAKWLAQIKSSLRQDIKFVDVYQILQARREEYLYYKTDHHWTTLAAFYAYQKFIEATGDTPRTLDDYAVEQARGDFYGSLSSKSGLRALTSDTIQIFRPKKQTAVQVEYYEAEGSSQVVTSLYQRSQLQKKDKYAVFLGGNYPLIKITSQAAPGKKLLVLKDSYANCFIPFLTEHYNQIFVVDLRYYGDILSDLIRENGISDVLLLYNVHTFFEDPNVESILDFMDIEQEPADPRELLTATDQPINFQEFFQQDVFMGDSITEAISYLGLLEPRNVCATIGVNINEAKAQIGQIQLNNPRHIYLLYGVNDMDDRTPSQWFVEEYRGLIQGLKQKYPQARIYIQSVLPVSASLERKKPHTNNRHIQQCNVSLSKMAAEEQVNYINLAALINEQNQDLYEADGVHFKAPFYNLWLSYLVNYFGGGK from the coding sequence TTGGGGAAATACAAACTAACACCTAAGCAGGTCAGCGGCGCCATTCTGGTGTTGTATCTGGCAGCGTTTGCTGTTCTCAACAGCCTAACTCCCACCCGGGCCTTTTCTGAATGGGAAAACAGAAGACTGGAGCAAGCACCCCAGTTTTCCTGGGCTAATCTTTTGGACGGCAGCTTCACGGCGGATTTTGAAAAGTATTTAGCCGACCAATTTACCCTTAAGGACAGCTGGGTTGGCTTAAAAACCGGCTTGGAGAGATTAGTGGGCAAAAGAGAATTTAATGGTGTTTATCTGGGTAAGGAGGATTATTTGCTGCAAGCCTTTGCCAAACCCCGCCCGGAGGACCTGCAAAACAAAATGGAAGCCATTAATAGCTTTGGGGCAGCCACACCGCAGCTCAACAAGTATCTGATGGTCGTCCCCAATGCCATAGAATTCCATCGGGATAAACTGCCGCCCTATCTGGAGACCGAGAGTCAGGCCAAATGGCTGGCCCAGATAAAAAGCTCCCTCCGTCAGGATATCAAGTTTGTGGATGTGTACCAGATCCTCCAGGCTCGAAGAGAGGAGTACCTGTATTATAAAACGGATCACCATTGGACTACCCTGGCGGCCTTTTATGCCTACCAAAAATTTATTGAAGCTACCGGTGATACTCCCCGGACCTTGGACGATTATGCTGTTGAACAAGCAAGGGGGGATTTTTATGGCTCCCTTTCTTCTAAAAGCGGCCTTAGAGCATTAACCTCGGACACCATTCAAATCTTTAGGCCGAAAAAACAGACTGCCGTACAAGTGGAATATTATGAGGCAGAGGGATCAAGCCAGGTGGTTACCTCCCTGTACCAACGGAGCCAACTGCAAAAAAAGGATAAGTATGCTGTTTTTCTGGGAGGCAATTATCCCTTAATCAAAATCACTTCCCAGGCAGCCCCGGGGAAAAAGTTGCTGGTGCTAAAGGATTCCTACGCCAATTGTTTCATACCCTTTTTAACTGAACACTATAACCAGATTTTTGTGGTGGATCTCCGTTACTATGGGGATATACTGAGTGATTTAATCAGAGAAAACGGTATCAGCGATGTTCTTCTGCTGTATAATGTGCATACTTTTTTTGAGGATCCCAACGTGGAAAGTATTTTAGATTTTATGGATATAGAGCAGGAACCGGCAGATCCACGGGAACTGCTCACTGCCACCGACCAGCCCATTAATTTTCAAGAGTTCTTTCAGCAGGATGTTTTTATGGGAGATTCCATCACTGAAGCCATCTCCTATTTGGGGCTGTTGGAACCAAGAAATGTTTGTGCCACCATCGGCGTTAACATTAATGAAGCAAAGGCCCAAATTGGGCAAATACAGCTTAACAATCCCCGGCATATCTACTTACTCTATGGTGTTAACGATATGGATGATCGTACCCCCAGCCAATGGTTTGTGGAGGAATACCGTGGATTGATACAGGGATTAAAGCAAAAATACCCCCAGGCAAGGATCTATATTCAGTCTGTGCTGCCTGTGTCTGCCAGCTTGGAACGGAAAAAACCCCATACCAATAATCGGCATATTCAGCAGTGCAATGTGTCACTGAGTAAAATGGCAGCAGAGGAACAGGTAAATTATATCAACCTGGCGGCCTTAATTAATGAGCAAAACCAAGATTTATATGAAGCGGATGGAGTACATTTTAAGGCACCCTTTTACAACCTGTGGCTTAGTTATTTAGTTAACTATTTTGGGGGAGGGAAGTGA
- a CDS encoding methyl-accepting chemotaxis protein — protein sequence MAKQELNIDASILISELKKASHEMGRINDAIREIAVRTNLLSLNSAIEAARAGEAGRGFSVVADEIKKLATSSLTSTKESTKIIENIQSKANEVMAVRTADVAYDTIDKIDRNLFERNCDAQAWAGFDKVKNCFLSTDPKRFAIANALLKKLVDIYEVYHDLYVLDTAGTIVAAGVRQELIGQDMGDKDWFIEAKRANSISVSDLYYSTVENLHTVAYTCPIRGDEGQLLGYFSTRFNWNYIYDIIDTARIGQNGDVFIINKDGYVIACRSRKGILRDRLGHLEAAQRAMSGETYGYVLEKDYHGSLKIYGYAHTRGYNAYRGKNWSAIIIETL from the coding sequence ATGGCCAAGCAGGAATTAAATATTGATGCATCTATCCTAATTAGTGAACTTAAGAAGGCCAGTCACGAAATGGGACGGATCAATGATGCCATTCGCGAGATTGCTGTGCGTACCAATTTACTATCCTTAAATTCAGCAATTGAAGCAGCCCGGGCCGGGGAGGCCGGCCGGGGCTTTAGTGTAGTGGCAGATGAAATTAAAAAGCTGGCAACCAGCAGTTTAACTTCCACCAAGGAGAGTACCAAAATTATCGAAAATATACAAAGCAAGGCCAATGAAGTTATGGCTGTCAGAACAGCCGATGTGGCCTATGATACCATCGATAAAATAGACCGCAACTTGTTTGAGCGTAACTGCGATGCCCAGGCTTGGGCGGGCTTTGACAAGGTCAAAAACTGCTTTTTATCCACGGACCCTAAGCGCTTTGCCATAGCCAATGCACTTTTAAAAAAGCTGGTGGATATTTATGAGGTTTACCACGATCTCTATGTACTTGATACTGCCGGCACCATAGTTGCTGCGGGTGTCCGTCAGGAACTGATTGGACAAGACATGGGGGACAAGGATTGGTTTATCGAGGCTAAAAGGGCAAACTCCATTTCTGTTAGTGACCTTTATTATTCCACCGTGGAAAACCTGCACACAGTGGCTTATACCTGTCCCATACGGGGGGACGAAGGACAACTTCTTGGCTATTTTTCCACCCGCTTTAATTGGAACTATATCTATGACATCATAGATACCGCCCGCATTGGCCAAAACGGGGACGTATTCATTATCAATAAAGACGGCTATGTTATTGCTTGCCGTAGCCGTAAGGGAATTCTCAGAGATCGGCTGGGGCATCTGGAGGCGGCACAGCGGGCCATGAGTGGCGAAACCTATGGCTATGTATTGGAAAAGGATTATCATGGCAGTCTTAAAATCTATGGCTACGCCCATACCCGGGGTTACAACGCATATCGCGGAAAAAACTGGTCCGCCATTATTATTGAGACTTTATAG